A stretch of the Xiphias gladius isolate SHS-SW01 ecotype Sanya breed wild chromosome 19, ASM1685928v1, whole genome shotgun sequence genome encodes the following:
- the LOC120804920 gene encoding uncharacterized protein LOC120804920 — protein sequence MLLSNITDSLTGGLRLSVDFDSAADYLIFLFQLVFATAAVLVAGPVVVTISATRALRVQNRFIFMLNTSICDTLVGFSVYYLGLFDVQEGYPSRRGTYNMLPSLLGVNIMTFLFAQFDRYFAVCHPFLYTRFVTRRVVISANAYCWLHVYAQSIVANFLPLPKAIQLYVFSMVSLQVIVLTKVVMTVKLYFIARFQLERDPPSAERESNKESLRIIIFVVISFLVLWCPSFVNIVLRLVMGRGLTFRNEATNLFAIMARLNAVCTPSVYIWGSPALREAMARTVWGRACPRCCRRSEVKCT from the coding sequence ATGCTGCTCTCCAACATCACAGACTCTCTAACAGGGGGACTGCGTCTCTCGGTGGACTTCGACAGCGCCGCTGATtacctgatttttctttttcaacttgtGTTCGCTACAGCCGCCGTCCTCGTGGCCGGACCGGTGGTCGTCACCATTTCCGCCACCAGGGCGCTGCGCGTCCAGAACCGGTTCATTTTCATGCTGAACACCAGCATTTGCGACACGCTGGTCGGGTTCTCGGTCTACTATCTCGGGCTGTTTGATGTTCAGGAGGGGTACCCGTCTAGACGCGGAACTTACAATATGTTACCTTCTCTCCTTGGGGTGaacataatgacatttttattcgCCCAGTTCGACCGGTATTTCGCCGTGTGCCACCCGTTCCTCTACACGCGCTTCGTCACCCGGCGCGTGGTCATCTCTGCAAACGCCTACTGTTGGCTTCACGTCTATGCTCAGTCGATCGTGGCAAATTTCTTGCCCCTTCCCAAGGCAATACAGCTGTATGTTTTCAGCATGGTCAGCCTGCAAGTCATCGTGCTCACCAAAGTGGTCATGACGGTCAAGCTGTACTTTATAGCCCGGTTCCAGCTGGAAAGAGACCCTCCCAGCGCCGAGAGAGAAAGCAACAAGGAATCGTTAAGGATCATCATTTTCGTGGTCATAAGCTTCCTGGTGTTGTGGTGCCCCTCTTTCGTAAATATCGTGCTCAGACTGGTGATGGGAAGGGGGCTGACGTTTAGGAACGAGGCCACCAATCTTTTCGCCATCATGGCTCGCTTGAACGCCGTGTGCACACCGTCTGTGTACATCTGGGGGAGTCCGGCTCTGCGGGAGGCCATGGCGAGGACAGTGTGGGGCAGAGCGTGCCCGAGGTGCTGCAGGAGGTCAGAGGTTAAATGTACCTAA
- the LOC120804921 gene encoding G-protein coupled receptor 15-like, which produces MLLNATVPLSVDFDSPGDFLIFLFHILFATGAVLVAGSVVLGISCARSLRGQNRFIFMLNTSISDTLTGLSVYYLGLFDVQEGYPSRNGTYYILPSFLGVNVLTFLFAQFDRYLAVCHPFFYNRYVTRSVVVAVCAFCWLYTYTILTVQNMVPVSKAAQINAFGVMTLQVIVLTKVLMTIKLYIIARSHLVRDAPSAERDNKKESLRIIVFVVICFLALWCPSFVNIIVRQLTRKGLRFRNEATNLFAIMARLNALVTPALYIWGSPALRGVIRRTVWRRICPGRRARIGFNSDGAADKP; this is translated from the exons ATGCTCCTTAACGCCACCGTCCCTCTGTCGGTGGACTTCGACAGTCCGGGGGacttcctcatcttcctcttccacaTTCTGTTCGCCACCGGCGCCGTGCTCGTCGCCGGCTCGGTGGTCCTCGGGATCTCCTGCGCCCGGTCGCTGCGAGGCCAGAACCGTTTTATATTCATGCTGAACACGAGCATCAGCGACACTCTGACCGGCCTCTCGGTGTACTACCTCGGCCTCTTCGACGTCCAGGAGGGCTACCCCTCGAGGAACGGGACGTACTACATTTTACCCTCATTCCTGGGCGTCAATGTGTTAACCTTCCTCTTCGCCCAGTTTGACCGCTACCTCGCCGTGTGCCATCCGTTCTTCTACAACCGCTACGTTACGCGGTCCGTGGTCGTCGCGGTCTGCGCGTTCTGCTGGCTTTACACGTACACCATCCTCACGGTGCAGAACATGGTGCCCGTCTCGAAGGCGGCTCAGATAAACGCGTTTGGCGTGATGACCCTACAGGTTATAGTTCTCACCAAAGTGTTGATGACGATTAAATTATACATCATCGCCAGGAGTCACCTGGTGAGAGACGCGCCCAGTGCCGAGAGAGACAACAAGAAGGAGTCGCTGCGCATCATtgtgtttgtggtcatttgcTTCCTGGCTCTGTGGTGTCCGTCCTTCGTCAATATAATTGTGCGACAGTTGACCAGGAAGGGTCTGAGGTTTAGGAACGAGGCCACCAACCTGTTCGCCATCATGGCACGCCTAAACGCACTGGTCACCCCGGCCCTGTACATCTGGGGGAGCCCGGCGCTGCGGGGGGTCATACGGAGAACAGTGTGGCGGAGGATCTGCCCCGGGCGGCGGGCCAG AATCGGCTTTAACTCTGATGGAGCGGCGGACAAACCGTAA